The nucleotide sequence agataggcgatagaatttggggtaaagtggtggagctgcgctccaaagaagttcaagaagccacggaagaaaatactcggcggcaaagaaaatccacgatcaacatgggtggccaagagcacacactcaccctcttctggctggggctgccactccttccccggaagcctcgcagctccatgagggatcaagccctcgttggccatgtcgaggaggtctttctctgtgatggtcgactggatccagtctccttggacccagaccttcggcaggcgggatctggacgaggacccgccgcggctggtagatctcccctttgccttctccgacgccgacgccttcttcgcacgttccagcgccgccgtcttctccttggccatggttgccggcgagatgcgcgaagggaagttgtgcgggggcgagagcgagcgcgctggacggggacgaagggagcagagagagagagaatgctgaggcacagcacagaaatcctcgccgggcgcatttataaggtcccttccgagtggatgacaggtgggcccggtcgatctaatcatatccgggaacagttatgcagacgggatacgtggcgaagaaagcggcgcggagatcgaggcgtctatgtcccgtcccatccgaacgccgcggtccgctccacttcgcgcgcgtccccaaatttcgcatcccgcggaatccgcgaacggcagatcagtctgtcagacgcggggtttcccgcgatccgtcgctcggggatcgtcgaagcccgaaagatcactcgacgaaagaagagaatggatcgagtcgactgaagacaagttgctcaccatcgacgaagagattctttggtccagaacaacgcacgactagagcgcaaaggttaatcggaaacgacatcaactccttcctcactcgaagcctcaatccattcgggggctaatgatggggtcatgtacctagggtagggtcacgaacctgatctaagtaccttacccaaggacacccttagaagaggtcgccttccagtcgaccaacgagggactcactcgactgacttgaaggactcgaccacgaagactcactcgaccaccaggaggtcaagaggcactctgcactgcaacggcctgtaattaagtaggctttatgatagtaaagacactttatgtggggcgttaccagtaacgccccagacttaactcaccttaaaccctctcctacgtgggctggctggggtcctggcgcactctatataagccacccccctccacaggcagaagggttcggcaccttgtaactcatatactcataatccactcgaccgcctccgggctccgagacgtagggctattacttcttccgagaagggcctgaactcgtacatcccttgtgtttacaacctctccatagctaggaccttgcctctccatgcctaccccccactctactgtcaggcttagaaccacgacactcacTAATCCTTAACTAAAAACTACCATGTCTGAAAAGAGCACGATTTGCCTCTTTTAATCACGTTTCTGACTGGTTGGGCCCATACGTAAACGTTGATGTGGCACATTAGCAAAATTTGTGTGATGGCGGCCGAGGAGCTCAAGGCCGCCGGCGAAGGGCGCGGGGCGGGCGGCTCCAGCGGCGACCCGCAGCGACGTGCGGCGGCTCCAGCAGCGACCCGCGGCAGCTCCAGCGCCAATCGCGGTGACCCGTGGCTCtagcggcgaagggcggcggcggagggtgcGGGGAGCCTGGGCGGCCGGAGGCGGGGGCGCGGCCGCGGGAGCCGCAGCATGCAAGGAGCGGCAGCAGGGTCACGACAGTGGCGAGCCGTGCGTGGCGGGGGCACGGCCCGGGCGTAGCAGCTGTGGCGAGCGCGCGTGGTACGGGGACGACGACCACGGTGCGCATGGCGAGGGGCGGCCACGAGCGCTGCGGGCGTGCAGGTGCGGCTCGGAGCACGAGCTCCAGCGCTCGACGGCGGCGTTGATGCGGCAAGTAATCGAGGGGGAGTAGAGGGGAAGCAGCAAGCACTCACGATGGTGATGGGGAGCTACACGGGGTGGTCGGGGATGCGGTGAAGTGCAGCTCGGGCACGCCAGCACGGCCGAGGCGGCTCCAGCTGGCGTGGTTGCGCCGCCGTCTCCAGTACCGACCAACGCCGGAGAGGTGCTTCGCGGGGACGTCGCTATAGAGAAGAACATGGAGTGCACATGAGATGTTCGAAGAAatgccaaagagagagagaggaggaggaggaggaagattgaTTCTGATAGGTGGGCCCATTCTGTCAGAAATGCGTTTAGAAGAGGCGAATCGGACACTTTTCCGACATGATAATTTTTAGTcgaagattagtaaaaaaattggtAGTTTTTAGCATAAATTTGCAAAGTGATAGTTTGTAGGCATGGTTCCATGAAATGTGATAGCTTTTTGTTAAATACTcggtttttttaaaagaaaagaaaacacaaacaaCAATCGGCAGAACAAAGAGCTAGTGCCTAGTGCCCATGCGATCGATCGATCGAACCCCAGGGACTGGATCAAACGAAGAGTTACCCTGCGTGCGCCACACAGGCAACAGTTCAGGCACCGCACCGGCGCACCGTCCCGCCCCTCTCCCtgcgcgcctgccccgccgcccgcCACGTATGAGACCCCCTCCCCCCGCGCCGGGCGCCGGCCCAGCTCCTCTGAGGTACCGCCGACCCGCCTGGGAAGTCCGCCGCTCCGCCCCCAAGTCCTGGCTTGACGGGCTCCGGTCAGGATCTCGCTAGGCGCGGCTGTTGGGAGTTCCCGAGTGTAACGACACAGCTGGTGCGGCGGTAAGTCTTGGTTCTTGTCAGACACTCATACAAATTTAACTGCAGTATGATCAATTTCTAAGCAGAAGATGCCTAGAGCATCTTAAGATGACAGGGTAGAGTCTTCATATTATACAGCACATGCCCACATTTTACAATGCGGTCTTGAAATATTTGTGTTAGGCATTATGTACAGCGGGATATTACGCTCATTTACACATCGACGGGGGGAATGCACATTTCAAAATCAGAAGCACAAGATTTCCTTCTAAATGATTACAATCTTACGCTACATTGACACAATAAATTTTCATTCTAGTTTTCGAATTCCTCTTCAAGCCCCAAAGAATAATGCGGCACAGTTACAGAAACAGCAACAAAAGGTGGTCGGGGAAGATGTACAATGTGGATAGATATCGGAACCAAAACTGATCCTAGGTATTATGATGACGCTGATCGAAGTTCTACCAGTGAAGCGTACACCCCATCTTTTATGTTCATCAGCACCTCGTGTCTTCCTTTCTCAACTATTGCACCATCCTTGAGAACCGCAATGATATCAGCACCTTTGATCGTCGAGAGGCGGTGAGCCACAACAACCGTGGTCCTGCCGACCATCACATTGTCTAATGCATCCTGCACAATTCGCTCGGACTCAGCATCCAAGGCACTAGTCGCCTCATCAAGTAGTAGTATCTTAGGGTCCTTCAATATGGCCCTTGCAATTGCCACTCGCTGCTTCTGGCCACCCGACAGCTGTATCCCCCTCTCCCCAACTGTGGTGTCATATCCTTGGGGAAGGCTTGATATGAACTCATGCGCATTGGATGCCTTTGCAGCTGCAATGAGCTCCTCCTCAGTAACTTCCCCATCCTTACCATAGGCTATGTTGGCACGGATTGTATCATTGAAGAGTACAGGCTCTTGGCTCACAAGTCCCGTTTGATCCCTCAACCAATTGATGTTTAAGCTCTTGATTTCCACTCCATCCAATGAGATGGTGCCTGAATCAGGATTGTAGAATCGCTCCAACAGTGCAATTACCGTTGACTTGCCGCTACCACTCTCTCCAACAAGGGCAACAGTCTGTAAGACCACAGTGAAAGTAAGCTAATATGTAAATCACTGTAGAAGATATAACAATAGTGATTTGGATAGAAAAAGGTGGGCTAACCTTGCCAGAGGGAATGTGCAGGGTAAAGTCACTGAAGATCTGAATATCTGGGCGGGTTGGGTACTTGAAGCTGACATGCTGGAAATCGATGTTGCCCTTGACCTCATCTAATGTCAAACCCTCATTGCGGCTTGAGTCTATTTCAGACTTTCGGTCCAATAAAGCAAATATGGAAATAGCTGACTCTTTTGCTTTTGTTGAATCGGTGGCCATTGCACTTGTTTGAGATACTCCAATAGTTGCTAAAACCAGTGCAAAGAAAACCTGCAAAGTATGACTAACTATGTGAACCTCGTGGAAGTAGTGACTGGTTAAGGATGGAGGGATTAAGACTGAAAAACTTAATATGAAGAAGAAAtaattattactccctctgtaaataaatataagagcatttagaccACTACTTTAGTgatgtaaacgctcttatatttctttacagagggagtacttctgaAATAATGCAATTACGTACCTTGAAAACATCACCAAAACTTGATTGGCCATGGCGCACAAATTGTgctccaacatagaaacaaagacCATATGTAAGGTACAGCATCAAGAATGAGAAACCAAATCCGATGCCTCCAACTATTCCTGTTCTGACTCCTTGACTCATTGAGGCTTCACATTTATCATCATATATTCTTGTAATTCTTTTCTCAGAACAAAATGAAGCGACGGTCCTAATACTACTAATTGCATCAGTGGCCACTTGACTTGCGTCTTCATACATCATCTGGAGAACCAGCAATTCATTAGCATTGACATAACAATTTTCAGAATGTGAAAACTAATTATCTAGAGTAAACTCAGATTCTTATTActcgatgattttttttaaatgactTCACTTTATAGCCTTGACTGAATAATTGTCATCTTATCTTACTGTTACATAAATAGAAGTTTGTGTGTTAAGAAAAAAGGGAGCTTGTAGTGGTTGTTCACACCCATGTTTCCCACCTCGCTAAAAATCTataacaaaaaataaaaacaagcTAACTAACTGAACACATAGACCTTAATGAACTAATTTGACCACCTAAAAATTCTCAGACAAAAATGGAGCATGGCACGGGTCAAAAAGAAAGTATGACTAGGTGTTACTGTGGAGCCAAGGGCACAGAGTAAGGTTTTAAGCTGAGCAAGAATGTGGAGGTGTGACTTCGGCCAAGGCAGAAGTCGGATGGGATGACGGCGTAGGGGAGACCTGAGGCAGTCTGAGCCGATGAATGGCTTAACGTGAACAGTTTCTTTTTACCGGCGGCAAAGCACTAAGCATGTCTATTAGATTGTAGGTCTAGCTTCACAATTAGAAACTGAATGCTCTACTAATTACTCCCTCCAGTTTCCCAAATGTGTCGTTTTGCACAGAGGCAGAATTTTTGTTGGACCTTTTAAATATGTTACAATAAATTAGTGGTTCTAACAGAAGACCCGCTAATGAAATATATCACACGAAACTTCTGTCCTAAGTAACAACTTATATGGAACTGCATGGAGTATCATTTAGTTTTAGTAATTATTTGCAAAATATCACATTGCTAGAAAAACAGCCTAATGGCTTCTTTTGATGGGTTACCTTGGCATCTTGACTGAAACCCTTCAAGAACTTCACTTGGGCATAACCTTGAAGGCCCACTAATGGAATCACACAGAGGATGATCAAAGAGAGCTTCCAGTCAGCTATCATAGCAATGACAAACCCTGTGATAAGTGTAGAGATAATCTGAACCGTTAAGGCCAAGTTATCTCCCACTAAACGCCGTACATTCAAAGCATCAACTGACAGTCTTGCACCAAGTGCTCCGCTGTAAGATATAATTTGGCAGTCAGTACCTAAAAGTAAAGCTCACAGATTCTAAAGGAAGAAGAAACCAAGCGAAAAACTGTAACAAACCTGGAATTTTTAGGATCATCAAACCAAGCGACTTCTTGGTGCACAATGCTTCGAAATGACATAGCACGGATACGCTCTATAAGCTTCCCTCCGGCTATTCCAAACAAGAAGAGCTCTGCGGGTATTGAGATTATCGAAATGATACCCAGCACCACACACATCAAACCCCAAAAGCTAGAATCCTTTCTGAGTTTATCTGGTGGCTCATAGAAAGTTTTAATGGCACTGGAAATCATCACGCCGAACATTGGGAAAAGCACTCCGTGAACTGCTGCAGCTAGGGATCCTAACAGAATAATAAGTACCTCTGGTTTATTAAGAAGTGCCAGCCGTCCCATAGGAGCTTTCTTTGGAACCTCACCATCCTGCTCTGTATGATTCTCCCCATGTGTATCATTTCCTTCAGGCAATTCAACTGCGCCAGGAAGCCCAAAGGAGAGGTTGAAAGAATTCCTACTACTATTCCCTGCAGAACCTCTGCTAATCGATCGCTTCAATGACAAGCTTGTACTCTTAGACCTTGGATCCAATCTTCTATGGTCTACTTTCTGCTCTTCTTCATTGTTTTCTTGAAGCCTAATTAGTTGAGAGTATGCACCATCTGGGTTTACTACCAATTCATCGTGGGGACCTATATGAAACATTCATTTTGTGTAGAAAATTGATCAGTTTAGTCAAAATATGCCAAAGAAGTGATTAATAAAAGGTGAGTGATGAGAATGTAATCTTGACCTTGTTCAACTATCTTTCCTTGTTGAACAACTGATATGCAATCAGCATTCCTGACAGTAGTTAGACGATGAGCAACCACAAGCGTCGTTCTGTCCACCATGATCCTATTCAGTGCCTCCTGAACTATCCTCTCCGACTCCACATCCAATGCACTAGTAGCTTCATCTAACAAAAGTATTTTGGGGTTTTTAATGATTGCTCTTGCAATTGCGATCCTTTGCTTTTGCCCCCCTGAAAGCTGAGCACCGCGTTGGCCAACCATTGTATCATAACCCTGGTacagaataaaaataaaatattaGCACTCAACTAAAATGGAAGAACTTGGATTAGGACAAATTATTGAAATTTTGACACACATTGGGCAACTTATCGATGAAATTTGCTGCATTGGCGAGCTCAGCGGCTCTCTTGATCTCCTCAATTGTTGCGCCTTCTTTGCCATATGTAATGTTATCTTTAATTGAGGTCATAAAGAGCAAGGGCTCTTGGCTAACAAGACCAATTTTCCCTCTTACTGAATCAAGCTGTAAACTCTTGATATTGATCCCATCAATCAAAACTTCACCAGCCTGCGGATCATAGAATCTCTCTACAAGACTAATCACAGTTGACTTGCCACTTCCACTCTCCCCAACTATAGCCATTGTAGTGCCACTAGACACA is from Triticum aestivum cultivar Chinese Spring chromosome 3A, IWGSC CS RefSeq v2.1, whole genome shotgun sequence and encodes:
- the LOC123061790 gene encoding ABC transporter B family member 4 — translated: MDAAAKGRDGHGEEKEGGHAKRVSFTGMFRYADRTDQLLMLVGTLAALANGVSQPLMTVIFGDMIDAFGGATGDNVLHRVNKAVLNFVYLGIGTAVVSFLQVACWTITGERQATRVRSLYLKSVLRQDISFFDVEMTTGLIVSRMSGDTVLVQDAIGEKVGKFLQLVATFIGGFVVAFVKGWLLSLVMLACIPPVVIAGGAVAKVLSTISSKGQASYSDAANVVEQTIGAIKTVASFNGEKQAIGDYNKLINKAYKTTVKEGLANGFGMGSVFFIFFSSYGLAIWYGGKLILTKGYTGGEVISILFAIMTGAMSLGNATPCMTAFAEGQSAAHRLFTTIKRKPEIDPDDKTGKQLEDIKGDVELRDVYFSYPARPEQLIFDGFSLHVSSGTTMAIVGESGSGKSTVISLVERFYDPQAGEVLIDGINIKSLQLDSVRGKIGLVSQEPLLFMTSIKDNITYGKEGATIEEIKRAAELANAANFIDKLPNGYDTMVGQRGAQLSGGQKQRIAIARAIIKNPKILLLDEATSALDVESERIVQEALNRIMVDRTTLVVAHRLTTVRNADCISVVQQGKIVEQGPHDELVVNPDGAYSQLIRLQENNEEEQKVDHRRLDPRSKSTSLSLKRSISRGSAGNSSRNSFNLSFGLPGAVELPEGNDTHGENHTEQDGEVPKKAPMGRLALLNKPEVLIILLGSLAAAVHGVLFPMFGVMISSAIKTFYEPPDKLRKDSSFWGLMCVVLGIISIISIPAELFLFGIAGGKLIERIRAMSFRSIVHQEVAWFDDPKNSSGALGARLSVDALNVRRLVGDNLALTVQIISTLITGFVIAMIADWKLSLIILCVIPLVGLQGYAQVKFLKGFSQDAKMMYEDASQVATDAISSIRTVASFCSEKRITRIYDDKCEASMSQGVRTGIVGGIGFGFSFLMLYLTYGLCFYVGAQFVRHGQSSFGDVFKVFFALVLATIGVSQTSAMATDSTKAKESAISIFALLDRKSEIDSSRNEGLTLDEVKGNIDFQHVSFKYPTRPDIQIFSDFTLHIPSGKTVALVGESGSGKSTVIALLERFYNPDSGTISLDGVEIKSLNINWLRDQTGLVSQEPVLFNDTIRANIAYGKDGEVTEEELIAAAKASNAHEFISSLPQGYDTTVGERGIQLSGGQKQRVAIARAILKDPKILLLDEATSALDAESERIVQDALDNVMVGRTTVVVAHRLSTIKGADIIAVLKDGAIVEKGRHEVLMNIKDGVYASLVELRSASS